Proteins encoded together in one Catellatospora citrea window:
- the panD gene encoding aspartate 1-decarboxylase yields MYRTMLKSKVHRATVTQAELHYVGSLTLDPDLMDAADLLPGELIHVLDVTNGARLETYVIEGERGSGVVCVNGAAAHLIHPGDLVIIAAYAMMTDDEARDAKPKVVFVDEANRIASVHSDPAV; encoded by the coding sequence ATGTACCGCACCATGCTCAAGTCCAAGGTCCACCGGGCCACCGTCACCCAGGCCGAGCTGCACTACGTCGGCTCGCTGACGCTGGACCCCGACCTGATGGACGCCGCCGACCTGCTCCCCGGTGAACTCATCCACGTCCTGGACGTCACCAACGGGGCCAGGTTGGAGACCTACGTCATCGAGGGGGAGCGGGGCAGCGGCGTGGTCTGTGTCAACGGCGCGGCCGCGCACCTGATCCACCCGGGCGACCTGGTCATCATCGCGGCGTACGCGATGATGACCGACGACGAGGCGCGCGACGCCAAACCGAAGGTCGTCTTCGTCGACGAGGCCAACCGCATCGCCTCGGTGCACAGCGATCCCGCCGTCTGA